CGTCGGTTGCGTGCGGCTTCATAGGCAGCGCTACGGCCTGGGGTGCAACCCCACAGGCGCTTAATGATGTCGTTGCCTTTGGGGTTGAGGCCATCGGTGTCTACGTACTTTCTGTACAGGTCAAATTCCCCCGCTTGCTCTGGCTGAAGTGGGTCGCAGGGTGCCCCCATGGTTTTTGGGGGCCAGTCTTGCGAATCGGCTGGAAGCCCCGGAATTCCTAGCGAATTCGCATCTTGGCTGTTTTGCGAATTCGCATCGGCCCCATGCGAATTCCCCTCGAATTCGCGCGAATTCCACTCGAATTCGAGGGGCTCAACGCTAGGAATTCCGTGGGTTCGATTCCCCTGCGGCATCAGGTGCTTTGGGTGGTTGTCCCCCTCCTCCTCTGTCACCAGCTCGTAACCCTCGGGCACCTCTTCCCCGTCTTCGATCTCGATGTAGTCGATGGCTACGGGCGAGTAGCGCATGGGGGGCAGAGATAAATCTAAGTCGGCGTGGGGGTGGTAGGTGGGGTCTGTTTTTTTGCCCCGGTTGACCCACCACAGCCCGGCTGCGGCGGCGGTGGCCAACAACACCAGAACACCAAAACCGCCGTCACTCATGCCCCCATGGATGGCATTTGCTTGGGTAGGTGCTGGGGCATTTTCTACTACGGCTAGGGCCTGTCCATTGGGCGAGAAATCACGCATTCTTTCGGGCGGGGTATTTTGCCAGCGGCAGTAGCCGTTGTCTGCCAAAACCCAGCCGGGATCTGTACGTGTCCAACTTTGTTGATTGGGAATTTGATTGGAGAATTTGTAGGTTTGGTCTAACCAAAAGTGCTCCCAGGAACGCCCTTGGTTATCGCCGCTGATTGAGGTTTGAGCCCCTTCGCAAAATTGATTAGTCATAGCAAAGAAAAGACCCGAACGATAAGAATGCTGAAGAAAGCGATAAACAGAATGGCTGACCAGGAAAGGCCAACGGCTAGAGCTAAAACGATCATTCGCCAGGCTGCCCCAGCACAAAGGAGAAGGATGAAGAAGTTGGACATAATTTTTGCTGCTTTAAAACGACAAAAAGCGCCCCCCAGGAGAGTTGGGGGCGCGGGCTCAGCGAACTATTGAGGCAGGCAAGACTGCCGCTTTATAAAGCGGTGGGTTGTTTTGCCTGGGTTCGTAGGAATCTCGCAACTGTAGACATGCTGCACATCAGGGAGGGCCTTAGCGGCTTTTGCGCTGCGCTCCGATGTGGTGCTGTAGTGGCCTTTGGTCTCAATTTGCTTGAGAATCTTTTGCTGGGATGGGGAAGCCATAGAATAGAGGTGCCCTTGTTGGGGTATCCCAGGGGTGTTTGCTTTCGACGGCTGCCCCTGGGGTTTACAAGATTGAAATTTAATTAGTCTTCGATATCGTCGCCGGCGGTTTCTCTCCGCTTCAGCTCTGCGATCAGATCGTCGGCATAGTCGGCGGCTACTGGGGCTAAATCCTTACTCTCCCAGCTAGGGTCGAGGTCGATCAGTGCCGCCATCGCTTCGATCGCCGCCCGATGGTGCAGACGCCGGTAGTAGCTGCGGAATTTAGGTGGAAGTGGTTTCGGCATAATGGAAGTGCCCTCTTTGGGTATCCCAGGGGTCTGCTTTCCACGGCTCTGCCCCTGGGGTTTACAACTTGTGGTTTAACTCTGACCTGCTGGACGACTGAGATCGTCTGGCAGGTCTTTTAGCGTGATGCCGTGCGGTTCAAGGTCTGACAGCAAGATTTTGAACTGGCCAGAGCTAAGCAATGCTTTCCCTTTCCCGTTCTCCCATCGACTTAGCGTGGACATAGCCACGCCTAACCGACCGGCAAACTCTTGCTGCGTCAACCCCAACATTTCTCTGATCTGCTTCATCGGGGGGTCTCCCTCGACACCAATCACTTTTCGGTCTACCATTTGAACTTAACATAGCAGGCTCGGATGTGCAACTCACATCCGAGTCTGCTATGCTCCAAGAAACGACAAGGCGGGCTACCGACTCTCACATCTGAGCCCGCCTTTTATTCTCTCAGTCACTTAGAACCGGAGAAACCGTATGTCTATAGGTAGATTGACAGCGACTTTTTGCCCAGTACTAGGCGCACCTAGCTACGACGGCGGCGGCGGTGAAGTCGTGGGTTGGCAGCAGTGCAGCCCCTGGAGTGCCCTGCTAGGTTGGCTGCCCCTTTTGGTCGATCGCAATATGCGGGGCTGCTTGCCCTACGGCACCAACCCCGAGCCGTGGCCGGGGTTTTGGTGGTCTACCGAAAATGCCGAAATTTCGCACCTCAACAGCCCCTGGTATTGGGGCGAAGCCTTCGAGAATGCCGCCCTAGTTGCGCTGGCCCACACTCTCCGCGACGTTCGGCAGGTCTACCCCATGGCCACCCCAGACCAAATTCACGATGTGCTGATCGAATACGGAGTCATTTAAAGCAAAGGGGCGGCCACCCTCAATAGATGCCGCCCCTTCGTTTTCACTATTAGAGCGGGTCACTACCCCGCCACTGAAACGTAACCCTATTAACCAGAGAGATGCCCGAACATACAAGCATTTTAATGCCAGAACACCGCTCAGAGTGGGAAGCCTCGGCGGTGTTGTCAGACATCATTGACCGCAACGTATGGAGCATAGACGATCCCTCCGACGTAGACAAATTACTCAACCGCAACACAGACAAGCGATGGAAGCACAGCACAGATTTAGCACCAGGGTGGGCAGTCGCTGGGGTTGCCCCCACTACAGGAGAGCGCACCTTTGCCGGGGCTCAATATAAGCCAGACAACCCACCCCTAGACCCAGAGACCAAGAAGCCCCGCAAATATTTCAGCCCTAGCCGCCAGGCCCTAGCTCCACTCTTTCTCGAAATGGAGGATAGAGACTACTGGCCCAAACTCATCACCGACACCAGCCAGGCGATCTGCATCTGTGAAGGGGCCAAGAAAGCGGGGGCACTACTCACCGAGGGCCATCCGGCGATCAGTATCCCTGGGGTGAGCACCGGCGGCAAGCTGGGGAGGCTACGGCCAGAGCTGGAGCTGTTCTGTGCTTATGGCAGAGTCTTCTACCTGTTTTTTGACCGAGACATTATCGAGAAACGCCAGGTGAGACGCGCCCTGCACAACCTGGGGCGAATGCTCGCCGCCAAAGGGGCCATGGTCTACGTGGTGGAGTGGGATAACAAACTGAAGGGCATCGACGACGCGATCGCCGCCGGCGTCGAGGTTACCGAAAGGATCACCGCTGCCCCCACTCTCGAAGAATGGAAGGCCGACACCGACGAAAACGACACCGAAGCCCCCGAGGGTGAACCCTGCGCCTTGGCCCGTAGGTACCAAATGGTTTCGGACCGCCTAAAGAACCGCCTACGGTGGAATGAGCTGAAATCTCAAGTAGAGCTAGATGGTGAACCCTGCGACTTCGACAGCCTTCGCCTACAGCTGGCACTTTTGTACAATATTCAGCTGCCAGACGCCGACTGCACCGCCATCTGTAGCCACATCGCCCGCCAGCAGAACTTTAGCCCCGTGGCCGAATACCTCAACCAGTGCGCCAAGCTCTACCCCGCAGATAGCGAGCTGCTTGATAGCCTGGGGCCAACGTTCTTGGGCACCACCAGCGAACTGCACCAGGTCTATCTGAGAAAAACGCTAATCTCAGCTGTGGCCAGGGCATTCTGGCCAGGTTGCAAAGTAGACACGGTCTGCATTCTCAGTGGTGGCCAGGGCGTCGGTAAATCCAGTTTTTGGAAGATTTTGGCAGGAGAGGAGTGGTTCGACGACACCGTAGGCAGCACCAGCGACAAAGACGAGCGGCTAAAGCTACACCAGAGCTGGTTCATCGAGTGGGCCGAACTTGAAGCGGTCTTTAAACGCAAAGACATTTCAGCGGTCAAGGCCTTTATCACCACCCAAACCGACCAGGTGCGGCCGCCCTATGGCCGCACGGTGCAAGAGTTCAAGCGACCCAGCATCATCGTGGGCAGCACCAACGAAACCGAATTCCTGGCCGACGCCACCGGCAACCGCCGCTATTGGGTCATTCCGGTCGAAATTCCGATGGTGCCCTTTCAGCAGCTGTCGGTCGAGCGCGATCGCATCTGGGGCGCGGTGGTTCACGCCTTCCGTAGCGGCGAACGGTGGGAGCTGCCCCACGAGATGCACCAGGCCGCCCAAGAAGATGCCCTCAACTACGTCACCAGCGACCCATGGGAGAAAAAGATCCTCGACTACTGCGAAGACTTCAGCGAAGTGAATACCGCCGACGTGTTAGCCGTGGGCCTGCAACTGCCCTACGACCGCCAGGGAAAGCGCGAAGAAATGCGAGTGTCCAACCTTCTGCGCATCAACGGGTGGAGGTCGGTCAGGAGGTTGGTCAACGGCAGAAGACCTAGATATTGGATAAATCCAAAGTTTGGAGAAAAGGTTGGATCAGGTTGGTCAGAGGAGGTTCAAACCCATGTAAATGGGGGTGACCAACCTAATGACCAACCTAATGACCAACCCCCTGACCAACCTACCCAAAACGACAATCTAGAAACCGTTGACCACCGGACATCTAGCAAGGTGACCAACCTGACCAACCTGACCAACCAAATCCCTAAGAGGGGAAATATCCAAGATGAATCTCTATGTCCCGATAGAGAGGTGTCTATAGTTCTTCCCCCGGTAGGGGCCAAGGTCGAAATCAAGAAGGGTCGCTATGACGGCGTGGCCGCCTGGGTGGTCGCCCACGTTGACGAAAAGGTAGCCGTCAAGCGCGACGGCTGGATGATCACCCGTGAATATTTACCCGGTGAAGTGGAGGTGCTCAGCGATGCCAATGGATAGAAGCCGATACCCCGAGAACTGGGAAGAAATAGCACTTCAAGTTAAAGTCGCCGCTGGGTGGAGATGCTCTGGTTGTGGCAGGCCCTGCCGCGTCACTGGCCAGGGCTGGGAAGATTTTTCGGACCTGGCCCTAGGTTACTGGGCTGAAGACCTCGACCACCCCCAGCGCTTTACGCTCACGGTCGCCCACCTCGACCAAAACCCCAGCAATAA
The genomic region above belongs to Nodosilinea sp. E11 and contains:
- a CDS encoding HNH endonuclease signature motif containing protein — encoded protein: MPMDRSRYPENWEEIALQVKVAAGWRCSGCGRPCRVTGQGWEDFSDLALGYWAEDLDHPQRFTLTVAHLDQNPSNNDPSNLRALCAPCHLRHDAPYRKANSIAKRERAGQLPLLGGAIDG
- a CDS encoding VapE domain-containing protein, which translates into the protein MPEHTSILMPEHRSEWEASAVLSDIIDRNVWSIDDPSDVDKLLNRNTDKRWKHSTDLAPGWAVAGVAPTTGERTFAGAQYKPDNPPLDPETKKPRKYFSPSRQALAPLFLEMEDRDYWPKLITDTSQAICICEGAKKAGALLTEGHPAISIPGVSTGGKLGRLRPELELFCAYGRVFYLFFDRDIIEKRQVRRALHNLGRMLAAKGAMVYVVEWDNKLKGIDDAIAAGVEVTERITAAPTLEEWKADTDENDTEAPEGEPCALARRYQMVSDRLKNRLRWNELKSQVELDGEPCDFDSLRLQLALLYNIQLPDADCTAICSHIARQQNFSPVAEYLNQCAKLYPADSELLDSLGPTFLGTTSELHQVYLRKTLISAVARAFWPGCKVDTVCILSGGQGVGKSSFWKILAGEEWFDDTVGSTSDKDERLKLHQSWFIEWAELEAVFKRKDISAVKAFITTQTDQVRPPYGRTVQEFKRPSIIVGSTNETEFLADATGNRRYWVIPVEIPMVPFQQLSVERDRIWGAVVHAFRSGERWELPHEMHQAAQEDALNYVTSDPWEKKILDYCEDFSEVNTADVLAVGLQLPYDRQGKREEMRVSNLLRINGWRSVRRLVNGRRPRYWINPKFGEKVGSGWSEEVQTHVNGGDQPNDQPNDQPPDQPTQNDNLETVDHRTSSKVTNLTNLTNQIPKRGNIQDESLCPDREVSIVLPPVGAKVEIKKGRYDGVAAWVVAHVDEKVAVKRDGWMITREYLPGEVEVLSDANG
- a CDS encoding helix-turn-helix domain-containing protein produces the protein MVDRKVIGVEGDPPMKQIREMLGLTQQEFAGRLGVAMSTLSRWENGKGKALLSSGQFKILLSDLEPHGITLKDLPDDLSRPAGQS